One Candidatus Binataceae bacterium DNA segment encodes these proteins:
- a CDS encoding sigma-70 family RNA polymerase sigma factor, which translates to MKQAEDRFAQKYRSSMERLYAKSGAEKWRLPLPAFQAALSRSVARRFDGADPGEDATLRFLDSLHIEDLALAAACIAGSHEAWQFFIKEFRPIAEAIARSIMSDPGRARDAVDSLWADLYGLRDGASDRKCPLLHYHGRSSLKAWLRVVIARREVDEWRAARPTESLDAAHSCPMDGAGDHNGDPDRAQLLAALSTALHRAIAALQPRDRLRLSYYYVQELTLAAAAALLGEHESTMSRALARTRVEIRQAVERELRQADGLSDDQITRCFEYAVEDWPFDLGRVLQVK; encoded by the coding sequence ATGAAGCAGGCGGAAGATCGCTTTGCGCAAAAGTATCGCTCCTCGATGGAGCGTCTCTATGCCAAAAGCGGTGCGGAAAAATGGCGGCTTCCTCTGCCCGCGTTCCAGGCCGCGCTGAGCCGCAGCGTCGCGCGCAGATTCGATGGCGCCGATCCCGGCGAAGACGCGACGCTTCGGTTTCTCGACTCTCTGCATATCGAAGACCTTGCGCTGGCCGCCGCGTGTATCGCGGGAAGCCACGAGGCCTGGCAATTTTTCATCAAGGAATTTCGTCCGATCGCGGAAGCGATTGCACGATCAATAATGAGCGACCCAGGCCGCGCCCGCGATGCGGTCGATTCGCTGTGGGCCGATCTCTACGGCCTGCGCGATGGCGCCAGCGATCGCAAATGTCCGCTGCTGCACTATCACGGCCGCAGCTCGCTCAAGGCGTGGCTGCGCGTCGTGATCGCGCGGCGCGAAGTCGATGAATGGCGCGCGGCGCGACCGACCGAATCGCTCGACGCAGCGCACAGTTGTCCGATGGACGGTGCCGGCGATCACAATGGCGATCCCGATCGCGCGCAGTTGCTAGCCGCGTTGAGCACGGCGCTCCATCGCGCGATAGCGGCGCTTCAGCCGCGCGATCGCCTGCGCCTTTCCTACTATTACGTCCAGGAACTTACACTCGCCGCGGCGGCCGCCCTGCTCGGCGAGCATGAATCGACGATGTCGCGTGCGCTCGCCCGCACTCGCGTCGAAATTCGCCAGGCCGTCGAGCGCGAGCTCAGGCAAGCGGATGGCCTCAGCGACGATCAGATAACTAGATGCTTTGAGTACGCGGTCGAGGACTGGCCGTTCGATCTCGGCCGCGTGCTGCAGGTTAAGTGA
- a CDS encoding vWA domain-containing protein, whose translation MPTRDDNDSIERALKSALGAGLDASGRDCPDADLLAAYAAHELDQHEHERWERHVSGCALCQRSMVAIARGGALDAPAASEPIETVDEAEAHHEAGGFLEALRSAVRFMLGPFPLSIALHIAALLFLIITVHEQRGRELIMVNLEAGGGGGGGNEMQDLDMPEVPMPDSAPQTAESPTAVDTSQAVGLANDYIRSAGGGGIGIGRGGGMGAGYGRGIGSGFGGFIGELRRKGLDVVLVIDGTGSMSLIIDDVKAKMAQLITAVHRLVPIARVGIIVFGGKGEKMQIQPLTLNPQKLQTFLSGIQAMGGGEWEEDTYGAVDTAIDRMDWKPYAKKVIVLVGDSPPHKEDFEPLLALIHKFKDENGTFNTVDVAAEEHERFEREFWLKVHREEPPKISPLPAFYRQTQAAYRVLATAGGGAMRSLSKDSHINQQVLILAFGEQWQNQVAAFGRGLSSGSSGGGSE comes from the coding sequence ATGCCGACCCGCGACGACAACGATTCCATCGAGCGCGCGCTTAAAAGCGCGCTCGGCGCCGGCCTCGACGCCTCGGGACGCGATTGTCCCGACGCCGATTTATTGGCTGCTTACGCCGCGCACGAGCTTGATCAGCATGAGCACGAGCGCTGGGAGCGTCACGTTTCAGGATGCGCACTATGCCAAAGGAGCATGGTTGCGATCGCGCGCGGCGGCGCCCTCGACGCTCCGGCGGCGTCCGAGCCAATCGAGACTGTTGACGAAGCGGAAGCGCATCACGAGGCCGGCGGATTCCTGGAGGCGCTGCGCAGCGCGGTTCGCTTCATGCTCGGTCCGTTCCCGCTTTCGATCGCGTTGCACATCGCGGCGCTGCTCTTCCTGATCATCACGGTCCACGAACAGCGCGGCCGCGAGTTGATCATGGTCAACCTCGAAGCGGGCGGCGGCGGGGGCGGCGGCAATGAGATGCAGGATCTCGACATGCCCGAAGTGCCGATGCCTGACTCCGCGCCGCAGACCGCCGAATCTCCCACCGCGGTTGATACCTCGCAGGCGGTCGGCCTCGCCAACGACTACATTCGGTCGGCGGGCGGCGGCGGTATCGGTATCGGCCGCGGCGGCGGGATGGGCGCGGGCTATGGCCGCGGTATCGGCTCCGGCTTCGGCGGATTCATTGGCGAACTGCGGCGCAAGGGCCTCGACGTCGTGCTGGTTATCGACGGCACCGGTTCGATGAGCCTCATCATCGACGACGTTAAAGCGAAGATGGCGCAGCTCATCACCGCGGTGCATCGCCTGGTGCCGATCGCGCGCGTCGGAATCATCGTATTCGGTGGCAAGGGCGAGAAGATGCAGATTCAGCCGCTCACTTTGAATCCGCAGAAGCTGCAAACCTTCCTTAGCGGTATCCAGGCCATGGGTGGCGGCGAATGGGAAGAAGACACGTACGGCGCAGTCGACACCGCGATCGACAGGATGGATTGGAAGCCGTACGCGAAGAAGGTCATCGTGCTAGTCGGCGATTCGCCGCCGCACAAGGAAGACTTCGAGCCATTGCTCGCACTAATCCACAAGTTCAAGGACGAGAACGGCACGTTCAACACAGTCGACGTGGCGGCGGAAGAACATGAGCGGTTCGAGCGCGAGTTCTGGCTGAAGGTGCATCGCGAGGAGCCGCCGAAGATCTCGCCGCTGCCCGCGTTCTACCGCCAGACGCAGGCTGCGTATCGCGTGCTCGCGACGGCAGGCGGCGGTGCGATGCGCTCGCTGTCGAAAGACTCGCACATCAACCAGCAGGTGCTGATCCTTGCCTTCGGCGAGCAATGGCAGAACCAGGTCGCCGCATTTGGCCGCGGCCTGTCGTCAGGCAGCTCAGGCGGCGGCAGCGAATAA
- a CDS encoding vWA domain-containing protein, whose protein sequence is MTIRQPANIRNLLRRAVCFAGPFPLSVALHVAALLFLIITIHEQRGRELIMVNLEPGGGGGSDAARADIEQPMVPMPEAEPMKTEMPSTVDMSKMPLVEGVTGSEEGGIGTGGGGGIGSGVGPGVGDGFGGFVSVLRRTGLDVALVIDGTGSMNLIVDDVRAKMQELVQSIHRLVPIARVGIVVFGGKHDPMQIQPLTLDPAKLSSFLDHLQARGGDEWEENTYGAIKAATQQLDWKPYARKVIVLVGDSPPQKEDFEPLLALEQKFKTENGTLNTVDVSQQEHERFERAFWLKVHREEPPPEISPLPAFYRQTRSAYQVIAQAGGGEMKSLAAEQGSIDQQMMLLVFGDKWRTQVAAFSRHLAEPSDEKVVAK, encoded by the coding sequence ATGACTATCCGTCAACCTGCAAATATCCGGAATCTCCTGCGCCGCGCGGTTTGTTTCGCGGGCCCATTCCCGCTCTCTGTCGCGCTGCACGTCGCGGCGCTGCTGTTTCTGATTATTACGATTCACGAGCAGCGCGGCCGCGAGCTGATCATGGTCAACCTCGAGCCGGGCGGCGGGGGCGGAAGCGACGCGGCGAGGGCCGATATTGAGCAGCCGATGGTGCCGATGCCGGAAGCGGAGCCGATGAAGACTGAAATGCCATCGACGGTGGATATGAGCAAGATGCCCCTGGTCGAGGGAGTTACCGGCTCGGAGGAGGGCGGAATCGGAACGGGTGGGGGAGGCGGAATCGGCTCGGGAGTCGGCCCCGGGGTGGGCGACGGCTTCGGCGGATTCGTCAGCGTCCTGCGCCGCACGGGCCTCGACGTTGCACTGGTGATCGACGGCACCGGCTCGATGAACCTGATTGTCGACGACGTACGGGCGAAGATGCAGGAGCTGGTGCAATCGATTCATCGGCTCGTGCCGATCGCGCGCGTCGGAATCGTGGTCTTCGGCGGCAAGCACGATCCGATGCAGATCCAACCGCTCACGCTCGATCCAGCGAAGCTCTCGAGTTTCCTCGATCACCTGCAGGCGCGGGGTGGCGACGAGTGGGAGGAGAATACGTACGGCGCGATCAAGGCGGCGACGCAGCAACTCGACTGGAAGCCCTACGCCAGGAAGGTAATCGTGCTGGTGGGCGACTCGCCGCCGCAAAAAGAAGACTTCGAGCCGCTGCTCGCGCTGGAGCAGAAGTTCAAGACCGAAAACGGAACGCTCAACACGGTCGACGTATCACAACAGGAGCACGAACGCTTCGAGCGCGCCTTCTGGCTCAAGGTCCATCGCGAGGAACCGCCGCCCGAGATCTCGCCGCTGCCGGCGTTCTATCGGCAAACGCGTTCCGCCTACCAGGTAATCGCCCAAGCAGGCGGCGGCGAAATGAAAAGCCTCGCCGCAGAGCAGGGCAGCATCGACCAGCAAATGATGCTCCTGGTCTTTGGCGACAAGTGGAGGACACAGGTCGCAGCGTTCAGCCGCCACCTTGCAGAGCCAAGCGACGAGAAGGTCGTCGCGAAGTGA
- a CDS encoding acetyl-CoA acetyltransferase, with product MASRGIKDRVAIIGMGCTKFGEHWDKGPEDLLCEAAYEAMSSAGLQPNDIDAYWLGTMGSGVSGLTLSEPLKIQYKPVTRVENMCATGSEALRQAAYAVASGAFDIAMAIGVEKLKDSGYSGLVVSNPPNDGTQGSMTAPASFSLLAPAYFKKYGLDAEKGKDVLSRIAWKNHRNGAKNPKAQFQKEVSMEAIKNSPKIADPLGIMDCSGVSDGSAAAIVVRAEDAHKYQKHPIYLKALSFVAGPAEGPLATDYDFTTFREVVASAKDAYSQAGITNPREQISMAEVHDCFTPTELVLCEDLGFSKRGTAWQDVMEGFFDLDGKLPVNPDGGLKSFGHPIGASGLRMMYEMWLQMRGEAGPRQINNPKVGLTHNLGGAPGRCVSFVSVVGNEIG from the coding sequence ATGGCAAGCCGCGGAATCAAAGATCGCGTCGCGATCATCGGCATGGGATGCACCAAGTTCGGTGAGCATTGGGACAAAGGCCCCGAGGACTTGCTGTGCGAGGCCGCTTACGAGGCGATGAGTTCGGCAGGGCTCCAGCCCAACGACATCGACGCCTACTGGCTCGGCACGATGGGCTCGGGCGTTTCGGGCCTGACGCTGTCGGAGCCGCTCAAGATTCAGTACAAGCCCGTCACTCGCGTCGAGAATATGTGCGCGACGGGATCCGAAGCGCTGCGCCAGGCCGCCTATGCGGTCGCGTCGGGCGCGTTTGATATCGCGATGGCGATAGGAGTCGAGAAGCTCAAGGACTCCGGCTACTCGGGCCTCGTCGTGAGCAATCCGCCCAACGATGGGACGCAGGGCAGCATGACGGCGCCCGCGTCGTTCTCGCTGCTGGCGCCCGCGTACTTCAAGAAGTACGGCCTCGATGCTGAAAAGGGCAAAGACGTGCTCTCGCGCATCGCATGGAAGAACCATCGCAACGGCGCCAAGAATCCCAAGGCGCAATTCCAGAAGGAAGTTTCGATGGAGGCGATCAAGAATTCGCCCAAGATCGCTGACCCGCTCGGCATCATGGATTGCTCGGGCGTGTCGGACGGCTCGGCGGCGGCGATCGTCGTGCGCGCCGAGGATGCGCACAAGTATCAGAAGCATCCGATTTATCTGAAGGCGCTATCGTTCGTGGCGGGTCCCGCCGAAGGACCGCTCGCGACCGACTACGACTTCACGACCTTCCGCGAAGTCGTCGCCTCGGCCAAGGATGCATACTCGCAGGCGGGCATCACCAATCCGCGCGAGCAGATCAGCATGGCCGAAGTGCACGATTGCTTCACTCCGACCGAGCTCGTGCTGTGCGAGGATCTCGGTTTCAGCAAGCGCGGCACGGCGTGGCAGGACGTGATGGAAGGCTTCTTCGATCTCGACGGCAAGCTGCCGGTGAATCCGGACGGCGGGCTGAAGTCGTTCGGCCATCCGATCGGCGCCTCGGGCCTGCGCATGATGTACGAGATGTGGCTGCAGATGCGCGGCGAAGCAGGCCCGCGTCAGATCAACAACCCGAAAGTTGGCCTGACGCACAACCTCGGCGGCGCCCCCGGCCGCTGCGTGAGCTTCGTCTCGGTAGTAGGCAACGAGATCGGCTGA
- a CDS encoding OB-fold domain-containing protein — MAGIVSYGSYIPYRRLKRAAIAQVLGGVPGKGEKAVASFDEDSVSMAVEAVRDALKTRPKGTVQALLFASTTPPYAEKLSAAIVGAATRLPTEIRAADLTGSTRAGMTAILQAADAVAGGASQAVVAIADSRLAAPEGKAEQQGGDGAVAFVLGSENVIAEIVASASFTREYLDNWRAPGERFGHSWEERFALTQTLSPLLGQAIKDVLARAKVAPGDLAKVIVDASNPRAADEILRGLKLDPSKLTDTFALTVGQTGAAHPALMLTSVLPAAKPGDLILVASVADGADAILFRVTPANASFKPIHSTGRLVESKGDVTYGTYLKWREILPTEPPRRPDPDRPAGPPMLRSEKWKFGFIGSRCTACGTPQLPPQLVCVKCQAYNKMEPYEFADRTAKIATYAIDRLAFSLNPPTVNVVIDFEGGGRFLCEMTDCEPDKVAIGDEVEMTFRRLFTADGVHNYFWKARPRR; from the coding sequence ATGGCTGGAATTGTTTCATACGGTTCGTACATCCCGTATCGGCGCCTCAAGCGCGCCGCGATCGCACAGGTTCTCGGCGGCGTGCCCGGCAAGGGCGAGAAGGCCGTCGCGTCGTTCGACGAGGACAGCGTCTCAATGGCGGTCGAGGCCGTGCGCGATGCGCTCAAAACGCGGCCCAAGGGCACGGTGCAAGCGCTGCTCTTCGCATCGACCACGCCGCCCTACGCCGAGAAGCTGAGCGCCGCGATCGTCGGCGCTGCAACACGACTTCCCACGGAGATTCGCGCCGCCGATCTCACCGGCTCCACGCGCGCCGGCATGACGGCGATCCTGCAAGCGGCCGACGCGGTCGCGGGTGGAGCTTCGCAGGCTGTTGTCGCGATCGCCGATTCGCGTCTGGCAGCGCCCGAAGGCAAAGCCGAGCAGCAGGGCGGCGACGGCGCAGTCGCGTTCGTGCTCGGCAGCGAGAACGTAATCGCCGAGATCGTCGCGAGCGCATCGTTCACGCGCGAGTACCTCGACAACTGGCGCGCACCCGGCGAGCGCTTCGGTCATTCATGGGAAGAGCGCTTCGCACTCACGCAGACACTTTCGCCCCTTCTTGGACAAGCGATTAAGGATGTTCTCGCCCGCGCGAAAGTTGCGCCCGGCGATCTCGCAAAAGTTATCGTCGATGCATCCAATCCGCGCGCCGCTGATGAGATCCTTCGCGGACTGAAACTCGACCCATCGAAGCTCACCGACACGTTCGCGCTGACTGTTGGTCAGACTGGCGCCGCGCATCCGGCGCTCATGCTCACGTCGGTGCTGCCAGCCGCGAAGCCGGGAGATCTGATTCTCGTCGCGAGCGTTGCCGACGGCGCCGATGCGATCCTGTTCCGCGTCACGCCTGCCAATGCGAGCTTCAAGCCGATTCATTCGACCGGCCGCCTCGTCGAATCGAAGGGCGACGTCACCTACGGCACGTATCTCAAGTGGCGCGAGATCCTGCCAACCGAGCCGCCGCGCCGCCCCGATCCGGATCGTCCCGCGGGTCCGCCGATGCTGCGCTCGGAGAAGTGGAAGTTTGGCTTTATCGGCTCGCGATGCACCGCGTGCGGCACGCCGCAGCTCCCGCCACAACTGGTCTGTGTTAAGTGTCAGGCGTACAATAAAATGGAACCGTACGAGTTCGCCGACCGCACCGCGAAGATCGCGACCTATGCGATCGACCGGCTAGCGTTCTCGCTCAATCCGCCGACCGTCAACGTCGTGATCGATTTCGAAGGCGGCGGACGTTTTCTGTGCGAGATGACCGACTGCGAGCCCGATAAGGTTGCGATTGGCGACGAAGTTGAAATGACGTTCCGGCGGCTCTTTACTGCCGACGGTGTACACAACTACTTCTGGAAAGCACGGCCCAGGCGCTGA
- a CDS encoding RNA-binding protein, with translation MPSKLYVGNLAYSVTSDELEEVFSQAGQVTSAAVVSDKFSGQSKGFGFVEMGSADEAQKAIQMFNETELKGRNMRVSEAKPREPGFGGGGGGGGGGGRRGGGGGGGGGERRGGNRW, from the coding sequence ATGCCCAGCAAGTTGTACGTAGGCAATTTGGCCTACTCGGTAACCAGTGACGAGCTCGAAGAGGTTTTCTCTCAGGCGGGCCAGGTGACGAGCGCCGCAGTCGTCAGCGACAAGTTCTCGGGTCAGTCCAAGGGATTCGGATTCGTCGAGATGGGGAGTGCGGACGAGGCGCAGAAAGCCATTCAGATGTTCAATGAAACAGAGCTGAAGGGCCGTAATATGCGCGTCAGCGAGGCCAAGCCTCGCGAGCCGGGCTTCGGCGGCGGCGGTGGTGGAGGCGGCGGTGGCGGTCGTCGTGGTGGCGGCGGTGGTGGCGGCGGCGGCGAGCGCCGTGGCGGGAATCGCTGGTAA
- a CDS encoding ABC transporter permease, translating into MKLNRIQGVVMRHTYEARRNFDRLTDLVYWPVLDIIVWGFFTIYIRQDGKPGTGIASFLLAAVIMWGMFYAFQRDMAVGFLDELWARNLINLFSTPLTVGEYMAGLLFVNFIKAGISLLAAAIVAWIAYSFDIFPILPSFVPYMACLILFAFALGIAITGIIFRYTTKVQGLAWSSAALLLPLSCVFYPVKALPKSLQPIAWMLPTTHAFEGMRQTLAGGGFSPMHFWWAMGLNVAYFALAVVFFRSIFESARSRGLLVKLE; encoded by the coding sequence ATGAAGCTGAATCGAATCCAGGGCGTCGTGATGCGCCATACGTACGAGGCGCGGCGCAATTTCGATCGCCTGACGGACCTCGTTTACTGGCCCGTGCTCGACATAATCGTGTGGGGCTTCTTCACCATTTATATCCGCCAGGACGGCAAGCCCGGCACGGGCATCGCCAGCTTCCTGCTGGCGGCCGTAATCATGTGGGGGATGTTCTACGCGTTCCAGCGTGACATGGCGGTGGGCTTTCTCGACGAGCTATGGGCGCGCAACTTGATCAATCTGTTCTCGACGCCGCTGACGGTGGGCGAGTACATGGCGGGACTGTTGTTCGTGAACTTCATCAAGGCGGGAATCAGCCTGCTCGCGGCGGCGATCGTCGCGTGGATCGCATACTCGTTCGATATCTTCCCGATCCTGCCATCGTTCGTGCCGTACATGGCGTGCCTGATATTGTTCGCGTTCGCGCTGGGAATAGCGATAACGGGAATTATTTTCCGTTACACGACGAAGGTGCAGGGGCTCGCGTGGAGCTCGGCGGCCCTGCTGCTGCCGCTCTCGTGCGTGTTCTACCCGGTCAAGGCGCTGCCTAAGTCGTTACAGCCGATCGCGTGGATGCTGCCGACGACGCATGCGTTCGAGGGCATGCGGCAGACGCTCGCGGGCGGAGGCTTCTCGCCGATGCATTTCTGGTGGGCGATGGGCCTCAACGTGGCGTACTTCGCGCTCGCGGTGGTTTTTTTCCGGAGCATCTTCGAGTCGGCTCGCTCGCGCGGACTCCTGGTCAAACTGGAATAA